The following DNA comes from Chitinophaga nivalis.
TTTTCCTGAATCTCTTGTTTACCGCCATCATACCACTGGTATTTTTTGCCATCTCCTCCGCTATTGCACATATTGATGCCTCCAATAAACTGGGGCGTGTATTGGGCGTCATGTCGCTCGTATTTCTCAGCACCATCCTGATTTCCGGCTTTCTTACCATCGTAGCCGTGTGGATTTTTCCGATCCATCAGCCCGTAACGTTGAGCAAGGCAGCAGACCTGGGCTCATCCGGTAACTTCGGGGAACAGCTCACACAGCTTCTTACAGTGAGTGAGTTTTATGAGCTGCTCTCCCGTAAAAAGATGTTGCCGTTTATTATTTTCTCGGTGCTCATTGGACTGGCAGCGATGCGTTCCGGTGAGCGGGGTGTTGCCTTCCGGCAGTTTTTGTATGCCGGCAATGAAGTGATGAAAGACCTGCTCACCCTCATTATGAAAGTAGCGCCGCTGGGCCTGGGCGCCTACTTTGCCTATCAGGTAGGCACAGTAGGGCCGCAGCTGTTTGGTACCTATGCCCAGTCGCTGGGCCTCTACTATGGTTTTGGCATATTTTATTTTGTGGTTGGTTTTAGTTTTTACGCTTTTGTGGCCGGTGGTACCACCGGTATTAAAATATTCTGGAAAAACAACATTCTTCCTACTCTCACTGCTGTGGGTACCGGCAGTAGTATTGCCACTATTCCTGCCAACCTGGAAGCCGTTGCCCGGATGGGTGTACCGGCCAATATAGGCAATGTGGTGGTACCTCTGGGTGCCTCGCTGCATAAAGATGGCTCCAGTATTTCTTCCATCATCAAGATGGCCGTTGTATTCGGCATGTTCGGCAAGGGCTTCGACAGTCCGGAGATCATCTTCATGGCACTGGGTGTTACGGTACTGGCAAGCATTGTAGAAGGTGGTATTCCCAATGGTGGTTATGCAGGGGAAATGCTTGTTATGAGCGTATATGGGTTCCCGATAGAAGCCCTTCCCCCACTGATGATTATTGGTACCCTGGTAGATCCGCTGGCAACGATACTGAATGCCACGGGCGACAACGTTTGTGCTATGCTGACAGCGCGTTTTCTACCAAAGCAGGTACCGGCAACCGCTTAAATGCCTGTTCCAGATCGGCCAGCAGATCCGCTTTTTCTTCCAGTCCTACGGACAGGCGGATCAGGCTATCGCTTACACCGGCGGCTCTTCTTTTCTCTGCCGGAATAGATTTATGGGTCATTTCAGCGGGATGGCACAACAGGCTTTTAATCCCACCCAGGCTTTCCGCCAGTTTAAAATATTGGGTAGATGTTACAAATGCAGTGGCTGCAGCAGCAGTATTTTCTTTTAAGGTAAAAGAGATAATCCCCCCAAACCCTTTACTCTGGCGTTTTGCCAGCTCATGTCCCGGATGGGAAGGTAATCCCGGATAGTATACTTTATCTACGGCCGGATGTTCTGCCAGGTATTCCGCAATGGCCTGTGCATTGATGCCATGTTGTTTTACGCGCAGGTGCAAGGTTTCGAGGCCACGTATGAGGAGGAAACTATCGAATGGAGACAGGATCGCGCCACAGGCATTCTGATAGAATTTTATTTCAGCGGCCAGTTGTTCCGTTTTGGCAATCACCACACCGGCAATGAGGTCGCTGTGACCGCCGAGGTATTTGGTGGCGCTGTGGATGACCAGGTCAGCACCCAGTTCCAGCGGCTTTTGCAGTACCGG
Coding sequences within:
- a CDS encoding dicarboxylate/amino acid:cation symporter codes for the protein MEFLKTYRSMFWLLGGIIAGSIAGVLAGDQVVIFKPIGDIFLNLLFTAIIPLVFFAISSAIAHIDASNKLGRVLGVMSLVFLSTILISGFLTIVAVWIFPIHQPVTLSKAADLGSSGNFGEQLTQLLTVSEFYELLSRKKMLPFIIFSVLIGLAAMRSGERGVAFRQFLYAGNEVMKDLLTLIMKVAPLGLGAYFAYQVGTVGPQLFGTYAQSLGLYYGFGIFYFVVGFSFYAFVAGGTTGIKIFWKNNILPTLTAVGTGSSIATIPANLEAVARMGVPANIGNVVVPLGASLHKDGSSISSIIKMAVVFGMFGKGFDSPEIIFMALGVTVLASIVEGGIPNGGYAGEMLVMSVYGFPIEALPPLMIIGTLVDPLATILNATGDNVCAMLTARFLPKQVPATA
- a CDS encoding trans-sulfuration enzyme family protein, producing the protein MSTITELIHAIPVDPQTGAIAVPIYQTSTFVQEAPGVNKGYDYARSNNPTREAAEKIIAQLEGGAAASAFASGLAAIDAIIKLLQSGDEIVAVDDIYGGAFRLFHKVYEKFGIKVTYVDTADTQAVFNAITPATRLIWLETPTNPTLKISDIAAIARIAKAHNCLLCVDNTFASPVLQKPLELGADLVIHSATKYLGGHSDLIAGVVIAKTEQLAAEIKFYQNACGAILSPFDSFLLIRGLETLHLRVKQHGINAQAIAEYLAEHPAVDKVYYPGLPSHPGHELAKRQSKGFGGIISFTLKENTAAAATAFVTSTQYFKLAESLGGIKSLLCHPAEMTHKSIPAEKRRAAGVSDSLIRLSVGLEEKADLLADLEQAFKRLPVPALVENALSA